The DNA sequence CGGTTTGACGTCCTCTGCCTTCAGGTCTGTCAGTTCATTCCCTGTGATGAATGGATCGAATAAAATCACTTTGCCTTTTGTTTCAATTTTTACGACAGCATGCCCATGGTATGAAACCTTCATCGCTATCTTCTCCCTTCAAACTCTTATGTAATTCAATGTTCAACAAAAATACAGGATTTCCTCCCTGATATAGTCCTATACCCTTTCTAATTCACAATTAAAAGTTTACAATTAACATGAAGCAAATTGCACTTACATACGATTTAGGAGGTTTTTGCATGGACAGCAGAATCAGCAAGTTATCACAATGGATGAAGGAAGAGGATATTGACTTCAGCTTTATCACTTCTCCCGATAATGTCTTTTACTTAAGCGGGTTCCTAAGCGATCCGCATGAACGCCTCCTTGGCCTTGGCGTTTTCCAGGATGAAGAGCCTTTCCTTGTCTGCCCCGGGATGGAAAAAAATGATGCTAAGAATGCCGGATGGAATTATGAAATCATCGGCTACAGCGATACGGATAATCCATGGGAATTCATCTCTTCGGCCATCCAGAAAAGAAATCAAAAAGTCAGCAGGGCTGCAGTTGAAAAAGAACATATGAATGTAGAGCGTTATGAAGCAATTTCTGCTTTATTCTCCAGCGCGGCATTCGTTCCTGCAGAAGAAAAGCTGAGAAAGCTCAGGATGGTGAAGGATGACAAGGAGCTGAAAATCATCCGTGAAGCATGCGCCCTGGCCGACTTTGCCATCCAGACTGGCTGTGAAGAAATTAAGGAAGGAAAGACCGAGATGGATGTCCTCGCTGCGGTCGAGTATGCCTTGAAGAAAAAGGGCATCAATGAAATGTCCTTCTCCACGATGGTCCTGACCGGCGCAAACGGCGCTTCCCCCCACGGGACACCGGGAATGACCAAAATCAAGAAAGGCGATCTTGTCCTTTTTGATTTAGGTGTCGTAGTCGACGGCTACTGCTCAGACATCACCCGCACTGTCGCATACGGTGAGATCAGCGAGAAGCAGAGAGAAATATATGATACAGTCCTTAAAGCGCAGCTGGCCGCCGTGGACGCATCAAAGCCGGGGGCTGCCTGCTCTGAAATAGATATGACGGCAAGGAATATCATTGCAGAGGCCGGCTACGGGGAATACTTCCCTCACCGCCTCGGCCATGGTCTCGGAGTAAGTGTACATGAGTATCCTTCGTTGACTTCAGCCAACTCCCTTCAGCTTGAGAAAGGCATGGTATTTACCATTGAGCCTGGCATTTATGTTCCTGGTGTGGCAGGCGTCCGGATAGAGGATGATCTGGCCGTAACAGAAAACGGTGTTGAGATTTTAACGAAATTCCCGAAGGAACTTCAATTTGTCTGATTGAAGGAAAAAGATCCGGAGCAGCGGCTCCGGATCTTTTCTATTTACTGCTGCTCAAGCAGCGTCGCTGTATCAGAATAGTCAAGGCCATGTGCCTCGGCTACAGCTTTATACGTAACATAGCCGTTAAGAGTATTGATTCCCTTCAGCAGAGCTTCATTATCAGCGCAAGCCTGCTTATACCCTTTATTGGCGATCTGGACTGCATACGGCACAGTCACGTTCGTCAGGGCAATCGTTGAAGTGCGCGGCACGGCGCCAGGCATATTGGCAACCGCGTAATGGACTACACCGTGTTTTTCGTAAGTCGGGTTGTCATGGGTAGTGATTCTGTCAGTTGTCTCAAAAATCCCTCCCTGGTCGATCGCAATATCAACCACGACTGAGCCTGGGTTCATGCTCATGATCATTTCTTCTGTCACAAGCTTTGGCGCTTTTGCTCCCGGAATGAGAACGGCACCGATCACTAGATCAGAATCTTTGACCGCTTCTGCAATATTATAAGGATTGGACATCAATGTTGTCACATCATTGCCGAAGATATCATCAAGCTGGCGCAGGCGTTCCGGGCTCAGGTCGATGATTGTCACCTTTGCACC is a window from the Bacillus infantis NRRL B-14911 genome containing:
- a CDS encoding M24 family metallopeptidase, coding for MDSRISKLSQWMKEEDIDFSFITSPDNVFYLSGFLSDPHERLLGLGVFQDEEPFLVCPGMEKNDAKNAGWNYEIIGYSDTDNPWEFISSAIQKRNQKVSRAAVEKEHMNVERYEAISALFSSAAFVPAEEKLRKLRMVKDDKELKIIREACALADFAIQTGCEEIKEGKTEMDVLAAVEYALKKKGINEMSFSTMVLTGANGASPHGTPGMTKIKKGDLVLFDLGVVVDGYCSDITRTVAYGEISEKQREIYDTVLKAQLAAVDASKPGAACSEIDMTARNIIAEAGYGEYFPHRLGHGLGVSVHEYPSLTSANSLQLEKGMVFTIEPGIYVPGVAGVRIEDDLAVTENGVEILTKFPKELQFV